In Aquimarina sp. TRL1, a single window of DNA contains:
- the odhB gene encoding 2-oxoglutarate dehydrogenase complex dihydrolipoyllysine-residue succinyltransferase: protein MALEMKVPSPGESITEVEIAQWLVEDGDYVEKDQAIAEVDSDKATLELPAEASGIITLKAEEGDAVAVGQVVCLIDTDAAKPEGTTTAAVQEETPKKEEKKQEAPAKPAATYATGTASPAAKKVLAEKGIDASQVAGTGRDGRVTKADAVNAKPSMGTPGTGARGEERKKLSMLRRKVAQRLVSVKNETAMLTTFNEVDMQPIFDLRKEYKEAFKAKHGVSLGFMSFFTLACVRALKMYPAVNAMIDGDYMVSYDFQDISIAVSGPKGLMVPVIRNAENLSFRGVESEVKRLALRARDGQITVDEMTGGTFTITNGGVFGSMLSTPIINPPQSAILGMHNIVERPIVRDGQIVVAPIMYVALSYDHRIIDGKESVGFLVAVKEALENPVELLMDNAVTKALEL, encoded by the coding sequence ATGGCTTTAGAAATGAAAGTCCCTTCACCGGGAGAGTCCATTACAGAGGTTGAAATCGCTCAATGGCTTGTAGAAGACGGTGATTATGTTGAAAAAGACCAGGCAATTGCTGAGGTTGATAGTGACAAGGCAACATTGGAATTGCCAGCAGAAGCAAGTGGAATTATTACTTTGAAAGCAGAAGAGGGTGACGCTGTTGCAGTTGGTCAGGTAGTATGTCTGATCGATACGGATGCAGCAAAACCTGAAGGGACGACAACCGCTGCCGTACAAGAAGAAACCCCTAAAAAGGAAGAGAAAAAGCAGGAAGCCCCTGCTAAACCAGCTGCTACATACGCTACAGGAACTGCTTCTCCTGCAGCAAAGAAAGTGTTGGCAGAAAAAGGAATTGATGCCTCTCAGGTAGCAGGTACCGGTAGAGATGGTAGAGTGACCAAAGCAGATGCAGTAAATGCAAAACCTTCTATGGGGACTCCTGGAACCGGAGCTCGTGGAGAAGAACGTAAAAAGCTATCAATGCTTCGTCGTAAAGTAGCACAACGTTTGGTTTCTGTAAAGAATGAAACGGCTATGTTGACTACATTTAATGAAGTGGATATGCAGCCTATTTTTGATCTGAGAAAAGAATATAAAGAGGCTTTTAAAGCAAAGCATGGAGTGAGTTTAGGATTTATGTCTTTCTTTACTCTGGCATGTGTAAGAGCGCTTAAAATGTATCCTGCTGTAAATGCAATGATCGATGGAGATTATATGGTGTCATATGATTTTCAGGATATCAGTATCGCTGTATCTGGACCAAAAGGACTGATGGTTCCTGTAATTAGAAATGCAGAAAATCTTAGTTTTAGAGGAGTAGAATCTGAGGTGAAAAGACTGGCTTTGAGAGCTAGAGATGGACAGATTACAGTTGATGAGATGACAGGAGGAACATTTACTATTACCAATGGAGGAGTTTTTGGAAGTATGCTTTCTACTCCTATTATTAACCCTCCTCAAAGTGCTATTTTGGGAATGCACAATATTGTAGAAAGACCTATCGTTCGTGATGGTCAGATTGTTGTAGCACCTATTATGTATGTGGCACTGTCGTATGATCATAGAATCATTGACGGAAAAGAATCTGTTGGATTCTTGGTCGCTGTAAAAGAAGCGTTGGAAAACCCGGTAGAATTATTAATGGACAATGCTGTTACCAAGGCATTGGAATTGTAA
- a CDS encoding hydroxymethylglutaryl-CoA reductase, degradative, translated as MAPIVSGFSKLSKSDKIQWLAQHHFNNNTDAISIIKRYWNSDEKLQQLHDEFTENTISNYYLPFSVAPNFTINNKHYTIPMTIEESSVVAAASKAAKFWQNRGGFTAEVLSVSKVGQVHFNFFGETEKLTSFFEQIKERLLASTEHITKNMQKRGGGITCIELRDKTAEIDHYYQLHCTFETVDAMGANFINSCLEQLASTLQKEALQFPVFSEKEKNIEIIMSILSNYVPECIVRASVSCSIEELPKTKELSSEQYAHKFVQAVKIAQIEPYRAVTHNKGIMNGIDAVVLATGNDFRAIEAGAHAYAARNGRYTSLTSASVTENTFLFSIEIPLALGTVGGLTSLHPLVKLAMQLLGNPNASELMQITAVAGLAQNFAAINSLITTGIQQGHMKMHLMNILNQFDASTKEKELLASYFSTNTVTHSEVVAQLQKIRNPQT; from the coding sequence ATGGCACCAATAGTTTCTGGCTTTTCCAAGCTTTCTAAATCTGATAAAATTCAATGGCTGGCACAGCATCATTTCAACAATAACACTGATGCTATCTCTATTATCAAAAGATATTGGAATTCTGACGAAAAATTACAACAGTTACACGATGAGTTCACTGAGAACACTATATCTAATTACTACCTCCCATTTTCGGTAGCCCCTAATTTCACGATCAACAACAAACATTATACCATCCCTATGACCATAGAGGAGAGTTCCGTTGTTGCCGCTGCAAGTAAAGCCGCCAAGTTCTGGCAGAACAGAGGAGGATTCACAGCAGAAGTCTTATCGGTTTCTAAAGTAGGTCAGGTACACTTTAACTTCTTTGGAGAAACTGAGAAACTCACCTCATTTTTCGAGCAAATCAAAGAGCGACTGCTAGCTTCTACAGAACACATCACTAAAAACATGCAAAAAAGAGGTGGTGGAATAACTTGTATAGAACTTCGAGACAAAACAGCAGAGATTGATCATTACTATCAGCTACATTGCACATTCGAAACAGTTGATGCCATGGGAGCTAATTTCATAAACTCTTGTCTGGAGCAATTAGCCAGTACTCTTCAAAAAGAAGCTTTACAATTCCCTGTGTTTTCTGAAAAAGAAAAGAACATAGAGATCATCATGAGTATTCTCTCCAACTATGTACCAGAATGTATTGTTCGCGCAAGTGTTTCATGCTCTATAGAGGAACTTCCTAAAACAAAAGAACTTTCTTCTGAACAGTATGCACATAAATTTGTTCAGGCAGTAAAAATAGCCCAAATAGAACCTTACAGAGCCGTAACTCATAACAAAGGAATTATGAACGGGATTGATGCAGTGGTTTTGGCAACAGGTAATGACTTTAGAGCTATAGAAGCAGGAGCTCATGCTTATGCAGCGCGAAACGGAAGATACACCAGCCTGACAAGTGCATCTGTCACAGAAAACACCTTTTTATTTAGCATAGAAATTCCTTTAGCTTTAGGAACTGTAGGAGGACTTACTTCTCTTCATCCTTTAGTAAAATTAGCGATGCAGCTACTAGGGAACCCAAATGCTTCGGAATTAATGCAAATTACAGCTGTTGCCGGATTGGCACAAAATTTTGCTGCTATCAACTCCCTGATCACCACCGGAATTCAACAAGGACATATGAAAATGCACCTTATGAACATTCTTAATCAGTTTGATGCTTCAACTAAGGAAAAAGAGCTTCTTGCTTCCTATTTTTCTACAAATACAGTTACACATAGCGAAGTAGTTGCTCAATTACAAAAAATACGCAATCCTCAAACCTAA
- a CDS encoding 2-oxoglutarate dehydrogenase E1 component — protein sequence MDKYSFLNAAHTAFFADLYDQYIQSPDSVEPSWRSFFQGFDFGLESANGSGETIFVEKDSGETVAVPESVQKEFQVVRLIDGYRTRGHLFTKTNPVRDRRKYTPTLSLENFGLSHSDLNTVFNAGEIIGIGPNTLSNIIVHLENIYCDSVGIEYMYIRNPKEREWIQDRVNFNTNRTKFSVDQKKRILKKLNEAVSFETFLHTKYVGQKRFSLEGGESLIPALDALVEKAADYGVKEFVMGMAHRGRLNTLTNIFGKRAKDIFSEFDGKDYEEDIFDGDVKYHLGWTVKRKSTSGKAINMNIAPNPSHLETVGAVVEGITRAKQDKHYSDNISQVLPIVVHGDAAIAGQGLVYEIVQMAQLDGYKTGGTIHVVVNNQIGFTTNYLDARSSTYCTDVAKITLSPVMHVNADDAEAVVHAMNFALDFRMTFGRDVFIDLLGYRKYGHNEGDEPRFTQPKLYKAIAKHKNPRDIYAEKLIKEGVIEGDHVKQLEKEYKASLEEELEDSRKQEKTIITPFMQDEWAGFDRVQEDRMMEVVDTSFSKEGLTEIAEVITRLPEDKKFLRKIERLIKQRHDMFFEKDQLDWAMGELLAYGSLLKEGYDVRMSGQDVERGTFSHRHAVVKVEDSEEEVLLLNHLKGDQGDFYIYNSLLSEYGVLGFDYGYAMASPKTLAIWEAQFGDFSNGAQIMIDQYISSAEDKWKMQNGLVMLLPHGYEGQGAEHSSARMERYLQLCAKDNMFVADVTTPANMFHLLRRQMKAGYRKPLVVFTPKSLLRHPKVVSSVDEFANGAFQPLIDDADAKADKVTTLVFCTGKFYYDLLERKEEQGREDVALVRIEQLFPLPTQEMDAVLDKYQAEDVVWAQEEPRNMGALGHILLDYDKAKSFRFASRRPYGAPAAGSATRSKRRHGEVIDFVFDKTKDNQKRKKK from the coding sequence ATGGATAAATATTCATTTTTAAATGCGGCTCATACCGCATTTTTTGCAGATTTGTATGATCAGTATATACAAAGCCCCGATAGCGTAGAGCCAAGTTGGCGTAGTTTTTTTCAGGGATTCGATTTTGGGCTAGAAAGTGCTAATGGCTCAGGAGAAACCATTTTCGTAGAAAAGGATTCGGGTGAGACCGTTGCCGTTCCCGAAAGTGTACAAAAAGAATTTCAGGTAGTACGATTAATAGATGGCTATAGAACGAGAGGGCATTTATTTACCAAAACAAACCCCGTAAGAGACAGGAGAAAGTATACACCTACTTTATCGCTAGAGAATTTTGGACTCAGCCATAGCGATCTTAATACTGTATTTAATGCAGGAGAGATCATCGGGATCGGTCCCAATACCTTAAGCAACATTATTGTTCATTTAGAGAATATATATTGTGACTCTGTAGGAATAGAGTACATGTATATTCGTAATCCTAAAGAAAGAGAATGGATTCAGGATCGGGTGAACTTTAATACCAACAGGACAAAGTTTTCTGTAGATCAGAAAAAAAGAATCCTTAAGAAATTGAATGAAGCTGTTTCTTTTGAAACATTTTTACATACGAAATACGTAGGACAAAAGCGATTTTCATTAGAAGGAGGAGAATCTTTGATCCCGGCACTGGATGCCTTGGTAGAAAAAGCTGCCGATTACGGTGTCAAAGAATTTGTGATGGGAATGGCGCACAGAGGTCGCCTGAATACATTGACTAATATTTTCGGAAAACGTGCTAAAGATATCTTTAGTGAGTTTGATGGAAAAGATTATGAGGAAGATATCTTTGATGGGGATGTAAAGTACCATTTGGGATGGACAGTAAAGCGAAAAAGTACCTCCGGAAAAGCAATTAATATGAATATTGCTCCGAATCCTTCTCACTTAGAGACAGTTGGTGCAGTAGTAGAGGGGATAACAAGAGCAAAACAAGATAAACATTATAGTGATAATATCTCACAGGTGCTCCCTATTGTAGTACATGGAGATGCTGCTATTGCAGGGCAGGGACTGGTTTATGAGATTGTGCAGATGGCGCAATTAGATGGATATAAAACTGGAGGAACCATTCATGTGGTGGTTAATAATCAAATAGGATTTACGACAAACTACTTGGATGCAAGATCGTCTACCTATTGTACAGATGTAGCCAAAATAACATTGTCTCCGGTAATGCATGTTAATGCAGATGATGCAGAAGCAGTAGTACATGCGATGAATTTTGCGTTAGATTTTAGGATGACTTTTGGAAGAGACGTCTTTATCGATCTTCTGGGGTATCGAAAATATGGACATAATGAAGGAGATGAACCTCGTTTTACACAACCCAAACTGTATAAAGCCATTGCAAAGCATAAAAACCCTAGAGATATTTATGCAGAAAAGCTAATCAAAGAGGGAGTGATTGAGGGAGATCACGTGAAACAACTGGAAAAAGAATATAAAGCTTCTCTGGAAGAAGAATTAGAAGATTCTAGAAAGCAGGAGAAAACGATTATTACTCCATTTATGCAAGATGAATGGGCTGGTTTTGATAGAGTTCAGGAAGATAGAATGATGGAAGTAGTAGATACTTCTTTTTCAAAAGAAGGTCTTACCGAAATTGCAGAAGTTATAACTAGATTACCAGAGGATAAAAAGTTCTTGAGAAAGATAGAGCGTTTGATTAAGCAGCGACATGATATGTTCTTTGAAAAAGATCAATTAGATTGGGCAATGGGAGAACTGTTAGCTTATGGGTCTTTATTGAAAGAAGGATATGATGTTCGTATGTCAGGGCAAGATGTGGAAAGAGGAACGTTCTCTCATAGGCACGCTGTTGTAAAAGTGGAAGATAGTGAAGAAGAGGTGTTGTTGTTAAATCACCTCAAAGGGGATCAGGGAGATTTCTATATTTATAATTCATTATTATCAGAGTATGGAGTGTTGGGATTTGACTATGGATATGCAATGGCAAGTCCTAAGACACTAGCGATCTGGGAAGCGCAATTTGGAGACTTTAGTAATGGAGCGCAAATCATGATTGATCAATATATCTCTTCTGCAGAAGATAAATGGAAGATGCAGAATGGACTGGTCATGTTATTGCCTCATGGATACGAAGGGCAAGGAGCAGAGCATTCATCAGCACGTATGGAACGCTACCTGCAACTATGTGCCAAGGATAATATGTTTGTGGCAGATGTAACCACTCCTGCAAATATGTTCCATTTATTACGTAGGCAAATGAAAGCTGGATATCGTAAGCCATTGGTGGTTTTTACTCCTAAAAGTTTATTGAGACATCCTAAGGTAGTATCATCTGTAGATGAATTTGCTAATGGAGCTTTTCAGCCATTGATTGATGATGCAGATGCAAAAGCAGATAAAGTAACTACATTAGTCTTCTGTACAGGTAAGTTTTATTATGACCTGTTAGAAAGAAAAGAAGAACAGGGTAGAGAAGATGTTGCGCTGGTTAGAATAGAACAATTATTCCCCCTTCCAACACAGGAAATGGATGCTGTATTAGATAAGTATCAGGCAGAAGATGTTGTTTGGGCTCAGGAAGAACCTAGAAATATGGGTGCATTAGGTCATATTTTACTGGATTACGATAAAGCAAAAAGTTTTAGATTTGCAAGTCGACGTCCATATGGAGCTCCAGCAGCAGGAAGTGCTACCCGATCTAAAAGGAGACATGGGGAAGTTATTGATTTTGTTTTTGATAAAACGAAAGATAATCAGAAGCGAAAAAAGAAATAG
- a CDS encoding TolC family protein, protein MLSAQPSTTGSSYSFTLDEAIEYALENNYQSINARREVAKAIKKKWETTATGLPQINANVDYQNRLKQPVSLLPGEVVGGEPGTFVPVVFGTEQQLGLTATLSQLIFDGSYLVGLQAAKTFLNYTHNLEEKAKLEIRKGVINAYGSVLLANESVLILKNNKEALEKNLHETLKIFENGLAEEEDVEQLQITLAQITNQLSNADRLAKIALEMLNLSLGIDINSNVTLTDDLESLVMQNIDINFTKQAFNIENNIDYKIAYTFTEQRHLELKLEKSRALPSINAFVNYGTIAYDNEFVFFDSDTRWFQSSILGVGINIPIFSSLGRSAKTQQARIALDQANTEFLETQQKINLELNRAKSDYQFAIENYETSKKNLTLAERIEKKNQIKYSEGLATSFEFRQAQLQLYSSQQEVLQAMLDIINKRAALEIILNIPNQ, encoded by the coding sequence ATGCTATCAGCACAGCCATCAACCACCGGATCTTCATACTCTTTTACCTTGGATGAAGCTATAGAATATGCTTTGGAAAACAACTATCAGTCTATCAATGCCAGAAGAGAGGTTGCGAAAGCGATAAAAAAGAAATGGGAAACAACGGCAACCGGTCTGCCACAGATCAATGCAAATGTAGATTATCAAAATCGGTTAAAACAACCCGTAAGCTTACTACCCGGGGAAGTAGTAGGTGGGGAACCCGGAACCTTTGTTCCTGTAGTATTTGGTACAGAACAACAATTAGGATTAACAGCCACCTTATCTCAATTAATCTTTGATGGTTCATATCTAGTAGGTCTTCAGGCTGCTAAAACATTTCTAAATTACACGCACAATCTGGAAGAAAAAGCAAAACTAGAAATCAGAAAAGGAGTTATAAATGCGTATGGCAGTGTTTTATTAGCTAACGAAAGTGTGTTAATACTAAAAAACAATAAAGAAGCGCTTGAAAAAAACCTTCATGAGACCTTGAAAATTTTTGAAAACGGTCTGGCAGAAGAAGAAGATGTTGAGCAATTACAAATTACCTTGGCTCAGATCACAAATCAGTTAAGTAATGCAGATCGTCTGGCTAAAATCGCTTTGGAAATGCTCAATTTATCTCTGGGAATAGATATCAATTCTAATGTTACGCTAACTGACGATTTAGAAAGTCTAGTAATGCAGAATATCGATATCAATTTCACAAAACAGGCATTCAACATAGAAAACAATATAGATTATAAAATCGCTTATACATTTACGGAGCAAAGACACCTGGAGCTAAAGTTAGAAAAGAGTAGAGCCTTACCTTCTATTAATGCTTTTGTTAACTACGGGACCATTGCCTACGATAATGAATTTGTATTTTTTGACAGTGATACCAGGTGGTTTCAGTCCTCCATTCTGGGAGTAGGAATTAACATTCCTATTTTTAGTTCATTAGGAAGAAGTGCTAAGACCCAGCAGGCGCGAATTGCTCTAGATCAAGCCAACACAGAGTTTCTCGAAACTCAGCAAAAAATTAACCTGGAACTCAACCGGGCAAAAAGTGATTATCAATTTGCTATCGAAAATTACGAAACATCAAAAAAGAACCTAACTCTGGCAGAAAGGATCGAAAAGAAAAATCAAATTAAATATTCTGAAGGACTGGCAACCAGCTTTGAATTCAGGCAAGCACAATTGCAGCTATACTCTTCCCAGCAAGAAGTACTACAAGCCATGTTAGATATTATTAATAAAAGAGCTGCATTAGAAATCATATTAAACATCCCTAACCAATAA
- a CDS encoding TetR/AcrR family transcriptional regulator — MKEKIIEVAKELFLNFGFKSVTMDDLASEMGISKKTIYAHFPNKTKLVEATTSYIFDQICAGIDSIIEENHEPIEELYHIKSFIMQHLKNEKTSPQYQLQKYYPKLYTQLKSKQFDVTKDCVAENITRGIEKGVYRSNIDPEIISRLYFTCVIGIKDQHMFPTEIFSIPELMENYLEYHIRGIASKKGLEILNNLIKDQQK; from the coding sequence ATGAAAGAAAAAATTATAGAAGTAGCAAAAGAATTGTTTCTGAATTTTGGTTTTAAAAGTGTTACCATGGATGATCTGGCATCAGAAATGGGAATTTCTAAAAAAACCATTTACGCCCATTTTCCCAACAAAACAAAATTAGTAGAAGCTACCACTAGCTATATTTTTGATCAGATTTGCGCTGGTATAGACTCGATTATAGAAGAAAATCACGAACCGATTGAAGAGTTATATCATATCAAAAGTTTTATCATGCAACATCTAAAAAATGAAAAGACCTCCCCACAATATCAATTACAGAAATATTACCCTAAACTATATACGCAATTAAAATCAAAACAATTCGATGTCACAAAGGATTGTGTAGCTGAGAATATTACAAGAGGGATAGAAAAAGGGGTATACAGAAGTAATATCGACCCTGAAATAATATCCAGGCTATACTTCACTTGTGTTATTGGAATTAAGGATCAGCATATGTTTCCTACGGAAATATTTAGCATTCCTGAATTAATGGAAAATTATTTGGAATACCACATCAGAGGGATCGCCTCTAAAAAAGGATTAGAAATATTAAACAATCTCATAAAAGATCAACAAAAATGA
- a CDS encoding polyprenyl synthetase family protein: MHTISEYQEYFLAYLTKNQINKEPKSLYEPISYILNLGGKRLRPVLVLMTAEMFGGSYKEALDAALAIEVFHNFSLVHDDIMDDAPLRRGKETVHEKWDVNTGILSGDAMLINAYQLFENYEGETFKALAKLFTKTAIEVCEGQQYDVDFETRDDVTIPEYIKMIEYKTAVLVGAAMQMGAVVVGASSEQQYAVYDFGRLLGLAFQLQDDFLDAFGDPKTFGKQLGGDIIENKKTFLYLKAIEHATADEKKQLEGLFSLHPQDATEKVAMVKNLFESTGAKERTREEIKKYTEKAFCVLDELDLSEEGKVMLRAFGENLMNRNV, encoded by the coding sequence GTGCATACTATTTCTGAATATCAAGAATATTTTCTAGCCTATTTAACAAAGAATCAAATAAACAAAGAGCCTAAAAGTCTTTATGAACCAATATCTTATATTCTGAATCTTGGAGGGAAGCGATTACGACCTGTATTAGTATTGATGACGGCAGAAATGTTTGGAGGATCTTACAAAGAAGCATTAGACGCAGCCCTGGCTATAGAAGTATTTCATAATTTTTCATTAGTGCATGATGACATTATGGATGATGCTCCGCTGAGAAGAGGAAAAGAAACTGTACATGAAAAATGGGATGTGAATACAGGGATTCTATCAGGAGATGCTATGTTGATCAATGCATATCAGTTATTTGAAAACTATGAAGGAGAGACCTTTAAGGCATTGGCGAAGTTATTTACTAAGACAGCTATCGAAGTATGTGAAGGGCAACAGTACGATGTAGATTTTGAGACAAGAGATGATGTAACGATTCCGGAATATATCAAAATGATAGAATATAAAACAGCGGTGTTGGTTGGAGCTGCGATGCAAATGGGGGCTGTAGTAGTGGGAGCTTCTTCAGAGCAGCAATATGCTGTCTATGATTTTGGAAGATTGTTAGGGTTGGCTTTTCAGTTGCAGGATGACTTTTTGGATGCCTTTGGAGATCCGAAGACATTTGGAAAACAGCTGGGTGGGGATATTATAGAGAATAAAAAAACCTTTTTGTATCTCAAGGCAATAGAGCATGCTACCGCTGATGAGAAGAAACAATTGGAAGGATTGTTCTCGTTACATCCACAAGACGCAACAGAAAAGGTGGCAATGGTAAAAAACCTTTTCGAAAGTACAGGAGCAAAAGAAAGGACAAGAGAAGAAATAAAGAAGTATACAGAGAAGGCTTTTTGCGTACTTGATGAGTTGGATCTGTCAGAAGAAGGAAAGGTTATGTTACGAGCTTTTGGAGAAAATTTAATGAATAGAAATGTCTGA
- a CDS encoding GYDIA family GHMP kinase produces MTQSFYSHGKLLLTGEYLVLDNATALAIPTKKGQSMTVINTENSFINWKSFDSSDNIWFETVFELTETGIASIDKEKISSNEQKTLLSILQTANQLNPLFLSTAQGYTVTTHLEFERNWGLGSSSTLINNIAQWAGINAFDLLYQSFGGSGYDIACAQHDIPIFFNRNNNKPVITSAVFNPEFQESLFFVHLNQKQNSKDSIKHYRSLSITEITKFKEKINTITANFETCNTLPHFQELIDSHEQTISSLIKTPTVKEQLFHDYKGSIKSLGGWGGDFILVTGTSDDMNYFKEKGYQTILPYREMVL; encoded by the coding sequence TTGACACAGTCATTTTACAGTCACGGAAAACTTTTACTCACTGGAGAATACCTGGTATTAGATAATGCAACCGCACTAGCTATCCCCACCAAAAAAGGACAATCAATGACTGTAATCAATACAGAGAACAGCTTTATTAACTGGAAAAGCTTTGATTCTTCAGACAATATATGGTTTGAAACGGTTTTTGAACTTACAGAAACGGGCATTGCTTCTATCGATAAAGAAAAAATCAGCTCTAACGAACAAAAAACGTTACTTAGCATTTTACAAACTGCCAATCAATTAAACCCTCTATTTTTATCGACTGCACAAGGATATACAGTAACAACACATCTGGAGTTCGAAAGAAACTGGGGACTTGGTTCCTCCTCCACATTAATTAACAACATTGCCCAATGGGCAGGAATTAATGCTTTTGATTTATTGTATCAGAGTTTTGGAGGTAGCGGGTATGATATTGCCTGTGCACAACATGATATTCCTATTTTCTTTAACAGAAACAATAACAAACCTGTTATAACAAGTGCTGTTTTTAACCCTGAATTCCAAGAATCTTTATTTTTTGTTCACCTAAATCAAAAACAAAACAGCAAAGATTCTATAAAACATTATCGTTCTTTATCAATTACAGAAATCACTAAGTTTAAAGAAAAAATAAATACAATTACAGCTAATTTTGAAACCTGTAATACTCTTCCGCATTTTCAGGAGTTAATCGACTCTCATGAACAGACAATCTCCAGTTTAATCAAAACTCCTACCGTAAAAGAACAGCTATTTCACGATTACAAAGGCAGTATTAAAAGCCTCGGAGGTTGGGGTGGAGATTTTATCTTAGTGACAGGAACATCTGATGATATGAATTATTTTAAAGAAAAAGGCTACCAAACCATTCTTCCATATCGCGAAATGGTTCTTTAA